The nucleotide window ACAGTGGACCCCATTGTCTAGACCAAAAAGTTGCTATCCTTCGCTACTGTTTCGTCGGGGCCTTCGTGGCTCCGACGCCATACACCTGAGCCGGGGTGCGGTAGTCCAGGGACTGGTGTAACCGCTCGGTGTTGTAGAACCCGAAGTACGCCCGGAGCCCACTCTCCAGGGCCGGCACCGACTCGTAACCCTTGAGGTACACGTCCTCGTACTTGACGCTCCGCCACAGGCGCTCCACGAACACGTTGTCCAGGCACCGGCCCCGCCCGTCCATGCTCACCGCGACCCCGGCCCGCTCCAATCGCCCGACCCACGCGGCGGCCGTGAACTGGACTCCCTGGTCCGTGTTGAACACCTCCGGCTTGCCCCGGCCCAAGGCCTCCTCCAGCATGTCCTGGCAGAATGACCCGTCCAACGTGTTGGACAGTCGCCAGGCCACCACGTACCGGCTGAACCAGTCCATCGTTGCGGCCAGGTACATGAACCCGGTGGGCATCGGGATGTACGTGATGTCCGTGCTCCACACCTGATGGACCCGGTCGATGGCCACGCCCCGCAACAGGTACGGGTACACCTTGTGCCCGGACCCGACCGACAGCTTGGGCTTGGGGTACAGGGCCTCCAACCCCATGATCCGCAACAGCCGCTGCACCCGCTTGCGGTTCACCTCGTGGCCCTGGGTGCCCAGCCACGCGGCCAGGCGCCGGCTCCCGTAGAACGGGCACGTCGTGTACTGCTCGTCGATCAACCGCATCAGCGTCAGGTTCTCCGCGCTCTCCGGGGTCGGCTCGTAGTACACCGTCGAGCGGTTCAATCCGATCAGCTCGCACTGGCGCCGGACGCTCAGCTCCGGGTGCTCGGCCTCGATCCGGGCACGCTTGGCCTCAGCCGAGGGCGGCCGATTTTTTTTTCACCCAGTCGAGTTCCACCTTGAGGCGGCCGATCTGCTCGTACAACTCGGTCGTCTTGTCTTCCGGGGGGCCGGTGCCCTTCGCCCCCGAGGCGAACACGGCCTCGGCCCCGGTGAGCAACTGCTTCTTCCACCCATGAATCAGGGTCGGGTGGACGCCGTGCTGACTCGCCAGTTCGTTGATGGTCTTGTCGCCCTTGAGGGCCGCCAGCGCGACCTGGGCCTTGAACGCCGCCGAGTGACTCTTCCGCTTGCCCGCCATGGGTTCCCCTTTCCTGGGCCTCCGGTATAGCTTAACCGGCGGTCCAGTTTTCGGGGTCCACTATAGCCGGTCCGGAATTCGTTCAGGCCGGTGTGGACGGTGTCGCGTCCCCACCCGAAGGTGGTCTCGGCGTGGCGGGCGGAGCCGCCGCAGTAGGTATGAGCCATCTCGGCCTGGAATCGCCGCCGCTTGTGCCCGGTGAGCAGCGTCGCGGCCAGTAGGATGGCCCACCGGGCGTCGTCCGTGAGTTCTGCTATCACGACCTCCCCCGTGAGGCATACCTTGTAGCCGATCCCAGAGGTCACTGGGAGATCACCTTCCCGCTCGTGCCTTAGACGTCAGCGAAACTGATCGATTTCGTAATTTTTGGAGCCGTCGTTAGGGAACGGAGGCGCGGTCGCGCGTGGCGCGACCGCGCCACGCGCGAAGTGTCGAGAAAGTCGTCACCGATATCCGTTATTCGACGCCGAAGCGGTCTCGGATTCCAACTTGTGGCCCGCGCTGCTACCATACTTTTCACACGTCGTGAGCCCGAAGCTCGCCCAGTCATCGCCCCAGTTCGCATTGAGGCGGGAGCGCCGAATGCCCGTTTCGTACAGGTGCCCGAACCCCGGCTGCGGGGTCGCGCTGAAAACGCCCATGCGCCTGCGCGGCGGAAAGGTTATCACCTGCCCGCGGTGCGGGTTCCGTTTCGTCCCCGAACTGAGCGGGGAGGGAGGCCCCCTCCGCCCGGATTCCCCCGGCGGCCCGCTCCCGTTGCCGGACACCCGCGCGCAGGGCAGCGTCGAGCGCGCCCGCCTCGACCCGCTCTCGGCGGTCCAGGCCGTCGAGCCGATCCGGCTGTCGTTCGCGACCGGCGACCCGCTGCCGGGGCTATCGAGTTGGGTGCTGGAACGGCAGATCGGGGCCGGCGGGTTCGGCGAGGTGTGGCTGGTGCGGCACGAGTGGAAAGCAGAGCGCCGCGCGGTCAAGTTCTTCACCCACCCCGACGTGCGGCACCGGCTCGTCACCCACGAAAAGAAGGTGCTGGTTCGCGTCATGAAGCACGCGGGCGACCACCCGAACATCGTCCCGCTGCTGGAGTGCAACCTGGACGGCGACATGCCGTGGCTGATGTATGAGTACGTCGAGGGCGGGACGCTGATCGACGCGGTCCGCGAGTGGCAGGTTCGCACCGCGCCGAAGCGGGTCCGCCGGGCGGTGCGCACGCTGTTCGCGGTCGCGGCGGCCATCGCACACTGCCACCGCCTGAAGATCCCCATCGTTCACCGCGACCTGAAGCCCGCTAACGTGCTGCGCGACGCGACGGGCACGTTCCGGGTGACCGACTTCGGGATCGGCGGCGCCGCGAGCGCGCCCCCCGCGGACGGGGCCACGCACGGGTATTTGACCAACAGTGGGCGGGTGCCCACTCTGCTCCGCGCCGCCGGCAGCTTCGGGTACGCCAGCCCGCAGCAGCGCAACGGCGACCCGCCGGATCCGCGGGACGACGTGTACGCGCTCGGGGTGCTCGGGTTCCAGATGTTGATGGGGGATCTGACGCGCTGGCCCGGGCCGGACATGGCCGACGACCTCCGCGCGCTGGGGCTGACGCGCAGCATCGTTTCGCTGCTGGTGCAGAGCGTGTCACACAACCCGGCCCGTCGGCCCAGCGACGCGCACGAGTGGAAGCTGGCGCTCGAATCGCTGACCACCAAGAGCGGCGCCGATCCGGGTTCCACCGGGGCGCACGCGACGATCACCCCGCCCCCGGTCATGACCCCGCCGCCGGGGGGCGGCACCGATAGCACCGCCGACGGACGCGCGCCGGGCGACTCGCGCTGAGCAGACGGTTGTCCGGTTCATAACGAGCCTGACCCGGACGGACCGACGCCGCAGCGCACACCTGCCGCGGTCACTTTACTGCCAGGAGAAGCAACCGGGCGTGGCGGTGTTGATCTGGCGCAGCACCTTTCCGACCTCCGGCTCCGTTCGAGGGTCGAGCCGTGCGGCCTCCCGCAGGTGCTCCCGGGCGGGGCCGGGCCGGCCGCCGTCGTGGTAGTGTCGGCCGAGTTGGAGGTGGAACTGG belongs to Gemmata obscuriglobus and includes:
- a CDS encoding IS3 family transposase (programmed frameshift) codes for the protein MAGKRKSHSAAFKAQVALAALKGDKTINELASQHGVHPTLIHGWKKQLLTGAEAVFASGAKGTGPPEDKTTELYEQIGRLKVELDWVKKKSAASAEAKRARIEAEHPELSVRRQCELIGLNRSTVYYEPTPESAENLTLMRLIDEQYTTCPFYGSRRLAAWLGTQGHEVNRKRVQRLLRIMGLEALYPKPKLSVGSGHKVYPYLLRGVAIDRVHQVWSTDITYIPMPTGFMYLAATMDWFSRYVVAWRLSNTLDGSFCQDMLEEALGRGKPEVFNTDQGVQFTAAAWVGRLERAGVAVSMDGRGRCLDNVFVERLWRSVKYEDVYLKGYESVPALESGLRAYFGFYNTERLHQSLDYRTPAQVYGVGATKAPTKQ
- a CDS encoding protein kinase domain-containing protein, with amino-acid sequence MPVSYRCPNPGCGVALKTPMRLRGGKVITCPRCGFRFVPELSGEGGPLRPDSPGGPLPLPDTRAQGSVERARLDPLSAVQAVEPIRLSFATGDPLPGLSSWVLERQIGAGGFGEVWLVRHEWKAERRAVKFFTHPDVRHRLVTHEKKVLVRVMKHAGDHPNIVPLLECNLDGDMPWLMYEYVEGGTLIDAVREWQVRTAPKRVRRAVRTLFAVAAAIAHCHRLKIPIVHRDLKPANVLRDATGTFRVTDFGIGGAASAPPADGATHGYLTNSGRVPTLLRAAGSFGYASPQQRNGDPPDPRDDVYALGVLGFQMLMGDLTRWPGPDMADDLRALGLTRSIVSLLVQSVSHNPARRPSDAHEWKLALESLTTKSGADPGSTGAHATITPPPVMTPPPGGGTDSTADGRAPGDSR
- a CDS encoding tetratricopeptide repeat protein → MRTVRPVDAELALKMGLDVLPGRAAQFHLQLGRHYHDGGRPGPAREHLREAARLDPRTEPEVGKVLRQINTATPGCFSWQ